Proteins encoded together in one Branchiostoma lanceolatum isolate klBraLanc5 chromosome 11, klBraLanc5.hap2, whole genome shotgun sequence window:
- the LOC136444508 gene encoding caldesmon-like, whose product MSYPDPRLPSRPPSEQLVDLHVYVVPGDVWVEHLRLVYNEAVKDTVSAGFVRVFPDVTIYNLREEIEEQLGFDVIPKDYIFLRGVGRALTQVKGRQEFQLKVKNFVPPLALVPEIYVIEGSLVLQSPRALPAIGHRYSEPGTSRSTASDNPLDRSQVFSDPPPGRSHLQRRKDFEPLRNSDEFDSQRTDHDRLGNKGRRRDDHREAFVTQADAAKLLSTNLDQSAFSPDNDDSSSSPQNLKDSGYNTTPRNSQEYDEKTPKRRSERSPDGRSRAHSPPSPSPERTSYPQTRPQSRSTPLSATPPASPLTSNPSPGQKVHKLDRSRAGSRAATYTSQTNEDSGIAEEDSRTLDRRKREEERQRREAEERRREEEERQRQEEDRREEEERRRREEEERWRRQRVRDEDEPSETRGGRGRGYDDYDDDDQSDARSQRSDLEGGQTEETFSFRWPEQQGGGSKVEETFIGDDLLASFAAAREEQKQRRQEKEKELRLSQEEEPDSEGQVMPRVFGVGKGEERHQNKEYAWENTSRTGGDKSSERGSFDEGTTRSYRGDDDNYADRQSSQKEMMDSRHGDDPSYGGGKGMTGSYHGDEESYRGGKGMTGSYHGDEESYRGGKGMTGSYHGDEESYRGGEGMSVSYHSNDSNKGGDDDDAWPGEKDHEKRGNQSQLSSDGNQLSSLGRSGRESEGRQRASTEASNTTARSPTKEKEAQNKKARSRSNSPQQQQVARFPSPPPLELPSPRDGGKTDRSRASESPKRSTRSNREKGRSSGAGGEKDDLIEELERIREERKIAEKKREEMVKKAKQLQSKTQHRRNQARDIWKKRYFEEKKKTTPLEENCNRLRAELDMTHRKLMSKLEGDRDGKRRFNVNTDPPSSKNNQKVQLTRIQHELDDLKEKVENAKMKLTSEMKLRNQAETELRALRAELTQKKIHAALTRNQHSNIMHSMDKVQPGYMPAKVMPPT is encoded by the exons GTTAAAGGCAGACAAGAGTTCCAGTTGAAAGTCAAGAACTTTGTTCCTCCGTTG GCATTGGTACCAGAAATCTACGTCATCGAGGGAAGCCTGGTCCTTCAGTCTCCACGCGCCCTGCCTGCCATCGGTCATCGGTACTCGGAACCCGGCACGTCCAGATCCACTGCTTCGGACAATCCGCTTGACCGCTCGCAGGTCTTCTCTGACCCTCCTCCCGGGAGGTCACATTTGCAGCGGCGAAAGGACTTTGAGCCACTCAGAAATAGCGATGAGTTTGATTCCCAAAGGACGGACCACGATAGATTAGGGAACAAAGGTCGAAGAAGAGACGACCACCGAGAGGCCTTTGTCACACAAGCTGATGCAGCAA AGCTGTTATCAACAAATTTGGACCAATCGGCCTTTTCGCCCGATAACGATGATTCAAGCTCCTCACCACAGAACCTTAAGGACTCCGGTTACAACACGACTCCTCGCAATAGCCAGGAGTACGACGAAAAAACGCCCAAACGTCGATCCGAGCGGAGTCCGGACGGTCGAAGCCGAGCCCATTCCCCTCCCTCTCCTTCCCCCGAACGCACCTCTTATCCCCAAACCCGACCCCAATCCCGTAGTACCCCCCTTAGTGCCACCCCCCCTGCCTCTCCTTTAACCTCTAACCCCTCCCCAGGGCAGAAGGTCCACAAACTCGACCGGAGCCGCGCCGGCAGCCGGGCCGCCACCTACACCTCTCAGACCAACGAGGACTCTGGGATAGCGGAGGAAGATAGCAGAACGTTAGATag GAGAAAAAGAGAGGAAGAAAGGCAGAGAAGAGAGGCAGAGGAGAGAAGAAGGGAAGAGGAAGAGAGACAAAGGCAGGAAGAAGACAGGagagaagaggaagaaagaagacgaagagaggaggaggagagatgGAGAAGACAAAGGGTACGAGATGAAGATGAACCATCTGAGaccaggggtgggagggggcgGGGCTATGATGATtacgatgatgatgaccaaTCAGATGCTAGATCACAGCGAAGTGATTTGGAGGGGGGGCAGACTGAGGAGACGTTTAGTTTCAGATGGCCTGAACAACAGGGAGGGGGTAGCAAAGTTGAGGAAACCTTTATAGGGGACGACCTGTTAGCTTCGTTCGCAGCTGCTAGAGAGGAACAGAAACAACGGAGGcaggagaaagagaaagagctCAGGTTGAGTCAGGAGGAAGAGCCTGACTCGGAGGGGCAAGTCATGCCGAGAGTTTTTGGCGTAGGGAAAGGGGAGGAAAGGCATCAAAATAAAGAGTACGCCTGGGAAAATACTAGTAGGACAGGGGGTGATAAGAGTAGTGAGAGGGGCAGTTTTGACGAGGGGACGACGCGCAGTTACCGTGGAGATGATGACAATTACGCAGATAGACAGAGTAGTCAGAAAGAGATGATGGACAGTCGCCATGGCGATGATCCAAGCTACGGAGGTGGGAAAGGGATGACAGgcagttaccatggtgatgaggAAAGCTACAGAGGTGGGAAAGGGATGACAGGCAGTTACCATGGTGACGAGGAAAGCTACAGAGGTGGGAAAGGGATGACAGgcagttaccatggtgatgaggAAAGCTACAGAGGTGGGGAAGGGATGAGCGTCAGTTACCATAGTAACGACAGCAACAAAggcggtgatgatgatgatgcatggCCTGGAGAAAAGGACCATGAGAAACGTGGAAACCAGTCTCAGCTGTCTTCCGACGGGAACCAATTGTCGAGTCTCGGGCGCTCTGGTAGAGAGAGCGAGGGACGTCAGAGAGCGTCGACAGAAGCAAGCAACACTACTGCACGGTCACCGACAAAG GAAAAGGAAGCTCAGAATAAAAAGGCAAGATCAAGAAGCAACTCCCCTCAACAACAGCAAGTGGCCAGGTTCCCCTCCCCGCCTCCCTTAGAACTCCCCTCCCCACGGGACGGGGGTAAGACGGACAGGTCACGGGCCTCCGAGTCACCCAAGAGGTCCACCCGGAGCAACAGGGAGAAGGGGAGGTCCTCCGGAGCAGGTGGAGAAA AGGATGATCTGATAGAAGAACTGGAGAGAATACGGGAGGAGCGCAAGATCGCCGAGAAGAAACGAGAGGAAATGGTGAAGAAAGCCAAGCAGCTCCAGAGTAAAACACAACACCGGAGAAATCAAG CGCGAGATATTTGGAAGAAGCGTTACTtcgaagagaagaagaaaacgACTCCGTTAGAAGAGAACTGCAACCGTCTGAGGGCGGAGTTGGACATGACGCACAGAAAACTCATGTCGAAGTTAGAGGGCGACAGAGACGGGAAGCGTCGCTTCAATGTGAACACGGATCCGCCTTCCTCTAAG AACAACCAGAAGGTTCAGCTGACCAGAATCCAGCATGAGTTGGATGATTTGAAGGAGAAAGTGGAGAATGCAAAGATGAAGCTTACATCAGAAATGAAG CTGAGAAATCAAGCGGAGACGGAACTCCGTGCTCTACGGGCGGAGCTGACGCAGAAAAAGATCCATGCTGCCCTGACTCGCAACCAGCACAGCAACATCATGCACTCCATGGACAAGGTGCAGCCTGGGTACATGCCAGCCAAGGTCATGCCCCCAACATGA
- the LOC136444507 gene encoding fibrinogen-like protein A: MKAMIGLAVTSAIVLLVASLANAAPASKESSFEDQLRALSARIKKSLAILMDIDDDLTTLGKRTKDFDKNMAKLTVNVTELDTFYYNFQWTPVRQTTGTATVDGATENAENVAVEVVRDCTDVLANGNTQSGVYSVNLASQESQTQIYCRMEGDEAWNIIQRRSDDSVDFDRSWDSYKNGFGDLEGSLWLGNDNIHLLTTQGLYKLRVRLERFNGQSAHADYDSFRVKDEENKYQLVVGYYTGGGAGDCLYYNSYQYFTTYDQDNDEISIPGWNCAENLHGGWWFKACAQCNPNGLYHNNAVREATTASWSPWTYYMESLKFVEFGLLRVWIE, from the exons ATGAAAGCCATGATTGGATTGGCCGTGACATCTGCGATAGTTCTGCTTGTGGCGTCTCTGGCCAATGCCGCTCCAGCTTCTAAAGAATCATCTTTCGAGGATCAGCTACGGGCTCTTTCAG CAAGGATCAAGAAGAGTTTGGCTATCCTGATGGACATAGACGACGACCTCACGACACTTGGCAAGCGGACGAAAGACTTCGACAAGAATATGGCAAAATTGACCG TGAACGTGACCGAATTGGACACCTTCTATTATAACTTTCAATGGACGCCCGTGCGACAAACTACTGGAACTGCAACGGTAGATGGCGCTACTGAGAATGCTGAAAATGTGGCTGTGGAAGTCGTTCGAG ATTGTACAGACGTCCTGGCCAACGGTAACACCCAGAGTGGGGTGTACTCTGTGAATCTGGCATCACAAGAATCACAAACCCAAATCTACTGCCGTATGGAGGGTGACGAAGCCTGGAATATCATTCAG CGACGGTCGGACGACAGCGTCGACTTTGACCGTAGCTGGGACTCTTACAAGAACGGCTTCGGCGACTTAGAAGGAAGTCTCTGGCTCGGTAACGACAACATCCACCTACTGACCACCCAGGGGCTGTACAAACTCCGCGTGCGCCTGGAGCGGTTCAACGGACAGTCGGCCCACGCGGACTACGACTCCTTCCGAGTCAAAGACGAGGAAAACAAGTACCAGTTGGTCGTTGGGTACTATACGGGCGGGGGTGCGGGCGATTGCCTTTATTATAATTCCTACCAATATTTCACCACATACGATCAGGACAATGATGAGATATCGATTCCGGGGTGGAACTGCGCGGAAAACTTGCACGGTGGCTGGTGGTTTAAAGCTTGCGCTCAGTGTAACCCGAACGGTTTGTATCATAACAATGCAGTGAGAGAAGCTACTACTGCCAGTTGGTCCCCTTGGACATACTACATGGAGAGCCTGAAGTTTGTGGAGTTTGGCTTGCTCCGTGTGTGGATCGAATGA